One genomic region from Triplophysa dalaica isolate WHDGS20190420 chromosome 23, ASM1584641v1, whole genome shotgun sequence encodes:
- the spsb3b gene encoding SPRY domain-containing SOCS box protein 3 has product MSWNKYVVGENGAEVTPSSEEKPEVVKAEMHSETEVSGGYEAVMVSVPAEMPPVVPVTGESFCKCPAQTELNSDNHINPNICTCGEEEQGCDWVWDKESKSYGAYLSCSDRMVSFHSEYSCGTAAVRGSRALSDGQHFWEIKMTSPVYGTDMMVGIGTSEVNLDQFRHSFCGMLGTDEDSWGLSYTGQLHHKGSKVNFSSRFGQGSIIGVHLDNWHGTLSFYKNRRCIGVAATHLQNKRLYPMVCSTAAKSSMKLIRSHSTHTTLQYLCCTQLRNMLPDYADTLRMLPLPPGLRLLLFNQLGWVLSLGLGSYHSKEEFYRGSTSCLDDACHQDSASVMDVCCYLDTFTPSDHALCCGPALVSDHTSLCDPTHHHVSAVCQLCDTCLPHLCGNGPSSYPIPESCSLCPASSVPGHTTLLPDSTSDSESEQFFSDLEAYQRKRCRWT; this is encoded by the exons ATGTCTTGGAATAAGTATGTTGTTGGTGAAAATGGTGCAGAGGTGACACCAAGCTCCGAAGAGAAACCAGAAGTTGTCAAAGCAGAGATGCAC TCAGAGACGGAGGTTTCTGGAGGGTACGAGGCAGTAATGGTGAGTGTGCCAGCTGAAATGCCACCTGTGGTGCCCGTGACGGGCGAGTCATTCTGCAAGTGTCCAGCTCAAACTGAACTCAACTCGGACAACCACATCAATCCCAACATCTGCACCTGTGGAGAGGAAGAACAAG GATGTGATTGGGTGTGGGATAAGGAAAGTAAATCCTACGGAGCGTATCTGAGCTGCTCTGACCGGATGGTGAGCTTTCATTCAGAGTACAGCTGTGGAACGGCCGCCGTCCGGGGCTCTCGTGCGCTCAGTGATGGACAGCATTTCTGGGAGATTAAAATGACATCACCCGTCTATGGAACAGATATG ATGGTTGGTATCGGTACATCAGAAGTGAATCTGGATCAGTTCAGACACAGTTTCTGCGGTATGCTGGGCACAGATGAAGACAGCTGGGGTCTGTCATACACAG GTCAGCTCCACCATAAGGGGTCAAAAGTGAACTTCTCCTCACGCTTCGGTCAGGGTTCTATCATCGGGGTTCACCTGGACAACTGGCATGGCACACTTAGCTTCTACAAGAACCGCCGATGCATTG GTGTTGCAGCCACACATTTGCAGAACAAGCGTCTTTATCCGATGGTGTGTTCAACTGCAGCCAAGAGCAGCATGAAACTGATCCGCTCGCACTCAACACACACCACCTTACAGTATCTGTGCTGCACACAGCTGCGCAACATGCTGCCCGACTACGCAGACACTCTGCGTATGCTGCCGTTACCCCCGGGTCTGCGTCTGCTGCTGTTTAACCAGCTGGGATGGGTGCTGAGCCTGGGCCTCGGTTCTTACCACAGTAAAGAGGAGTTTTACCGTGGTTCTACATCCTGTCTAGATGATGCATGTCATCAAGACTCCGCCTCCGTAATGGATGTCTGCTGTTACCTTGATACCTTCACACCCTCTGACCACGCCCTCTGCTGTGGCCCTGCCCTCGTCTCTGACCACACCTCCCTGTGTGACCCAACCCATCATCATGTATCTGCTGTCTGTCAATTATGTGACACTTGTCTGCCTCATCTCTGTGGAAATGGCCCCAGTTCTTATCCAATCCCTGAGTCATGCAGTCTCTGCCCCGCCTCCAGTGTTCCAGGACACACCACGCTTTTGCCTGACTCCACTTCTGATAGCGAATCAGAACAATTCTTTTCAGATTTAGAGGCGTACCAAAGAAAACGCTGTCGCTGGAcataa